The following coding sequences lie in one Listeria ivanovii subsp. londoniensis genomic window:
- a CDS encoding ATP-binding protein, protein MSKINEIQKAIIQLEGGAFQSLMDAYLYVKYGYSNISELGSHIGTNKTTKGSPDSFIRKENGKYILITYGTVLHTSYAKIADDIKKCLDSTKTDIDIGDIDEIIACHTSSRLTPNENKQLYELFKNITLVGIGEVAKDLYFYYQSLAKDHLGVGIDTDQILTVTEFYNKNAHSSFSTPLEMPLLGRNTEKDDLVEALGTYNLVLINGKAGVGKTRLALEVCVNYAKENNVDLKCVKQNGESIYDDLASHFIDNKNYLIFIDDANQLSQLSHLLDMAVDINRKYTMKLVLTVRDYATKKIEDNIKTKLFPYVYELAPLSSENIEQVIKENLGINNTMIVKRILDISSGSLRIAIMAGTCVNKKLFDQVKNVYEIYRNYYSDILVGMNKNHLIIASLIAFSDSMRLNSEHVIYQLAKEQGINSATFNEVSKELHELEVVDIFENSAIKFNEESFGNYLLYFVLYEKRWITIAELIDKTLLDFPSRLSYTISTLLSLFNNQDLEDYITVEIRKLWESKFKYRSVQDKWAFVKIFKYFIIEPALLFTKIEIDKLEKIDVDFLKYDFEEKSNHLMIKSDLMESLISYKYTDRFQDAIELAIYYMQHNNNYPMDFYFLFSKYWTIDKDSHTFNYQKETMLVNTLYQYYQGENDDKIAVVLISLIGSLLKFQFDSSNYIKNNKVEFSQYGLLDSKALLDLRKKCIEVLAVLYQNNNYKLKILNLLDNYSFREQTTTNLNIAIQDIVNIGTFLEKNLSQEKFDECVVLKYFFDLAERLELSNQKESFMAFQKNESFMLYTVLTRDEYCRKDWKKYKEIKDNELREIARTITEKDFINLIIMFKSKKISCNDWDFENNMIMLLLNLSNDDYFISCCEVLMEHNVSVAMNIHAILQKMMNIKGYDDSKVLIEKYSFQERDTWITTLFSLLNPEEMSKKRSEDIILLIDEQQSFSRNMLEVSVIMAANINNDHFAVDYLIKIIQKNKENLFIFPEFFIRTDTDEIEELYDTFTSTDRKNILADIYLLAIQDNRGHFDYDYKWFLFFYSKNKDILKQIIAIELREYRAKDSVLQGVWKIVDFKKVMNEIVTFVYENTDINFGKLEYIKSIFAVKDSEHKINNWILDYIKENATNIEMMKFIFSIICNLNYFIKKEAVTTFCKFNNSFIDFLKINILKTCWSWSGSEVPYIDEEILFIEELNKNLIGLDFIEHRNELSRIAVNLVKEKDRVLVKEFIEQR, encoded by the coding sequence ATGTCAAAAATAAATGAAATTCAAAAAGCGATAATTCAACTAGAAGGCGGAGCTTTTCAAAGTCTCATGGACGCATATTTATATGTTAAGTATGGATATTCTAACATTTCTGAGCTTGGTTCACATATAGGAACTAATAAGACTACAAAAGGGAGTCCTGATTCTTTCATAAGAAAAGAGAATGGGAAATATATATTGATAACATACGGAACGGTATTACATACAAGCTATGCGAAAATAGCAGACGATATAAAAAAATGTTTGGATAGTACTAAAACGGATATTGATATTGGAGATATTGATGAAATTATCGCCTGTCATACTTCAAGTCGATTAACACCTAATGAAAACAAGCAATTATATGAGCTTTTTAAAAATATTACTTTAGTAGGAATTGGAGAAGTAGCTAAAGATCTTTATTTTTACTATCAATCATTGGCAAAAGACCATCTAGGTGTAGGAATTGATACAGATCAAATTTTGACAGTAACAGAGTTTTATAATAAAAATGCGCATAGTAGTTTTAGCACACCGTTAGAAATGCCTTTATTAGGCAGAAATACCGAAAAAGATGATTTGGTAGAAGCTTTAGGTACATATAATTTAGTTTTAATAAATGGCAAGGCTGGAGTTGGAAAAACAAGACTAGCATTAGAAGTGTGTGTGAACTATGCAAAGGAAAATAATGTCGATTTAAAATGTGTGAAACAAAATGGAGAATCTATTTATGATGATTTAGCAAGCCATTTTATAGATAATAAAAATTATTTGATTTTTATTGATGATGCGAACCAACTTAGTCAATTAAGTCATTTACTGGATATGGCTGTAGATATTAATCGCAAGTACACAATGAAACTTGTACTAACTGTTAGAGATTATGCAACAAAAAAAATAGAAGATAATATTAAAACTAAGTTATTTCCTTATGTTTATGAACTTGCCCCACTTTCATCTGAGAATATTGAACAAGTCATTAAAGAAAATTTAGGTATAAATAATACTATGATAGTTAAGCGAATTTTAGATATTTCTTCAGGTAGCTTGAGGATAGCCATAATGGCGGGAACATGTGTTAATAAGAAATTATTTGATCAGGTGAAAAATGTATATGAAATATATAGAAACTATTATAGTGATATTTTAGTAGGTATGAATAAAAACCACTTGATTATTGCAAGTCTTATTGCTTTTTCAGATTCTATGCGACTTAACTCGGAACATGTGATTTATCAGTTAGCAAAAGAGCAAGGAATTAATAGCGCAACATTCAATGAAGTAAGTAAAGAACTTCACGAATTAGAAGTTGTTGATATTTTTGAAAATTCAGCTATAAAATTTAATGAAGAGTCATTTGGGAACTATTTGTTATATTTTGTATTGTATGAGAAAAGATGGATAACGATAGCTGAGTTAATAGATAAAACTTTGTTGGATTTCCCAAGTCGGTTGAGTTATACAATTTCAACATTATTGAGCCTATTTAATAATCAGGATCTAGAAGATTATATTACTGTAGAAATTAGAAAGTTATGGGAGAGTAAATTCAAGTATAGAAGTGTTCAAGATAAGTGGGCTTTTGTGAAAATATTCAAATATTTTATTATAGAACCAGCGCTACTATTTACAAAGATAGAAATAGATAAGTTAGAAAAAATTGATGTGGATTTTTTGAAATATGATTTTGAAGAGAAAAGTAATCATCTGATGATAAAATCTGATTTAATGGAGAGCCTGATATCATATAAATATACTGATAGATTTCAAGATGCTATAGAACTAGCTATATATTATATGCAGCATAATAATAATTACCCAATGGATTTTTATTTCTTATTTAGTAAATATTGGACAATTGATAAAGATTCTCACACCTTTAACTATCAAAAAGAAACTATGTTAGTGAATACATTGTATCAATATTATCAAGGCGAAAATGATGATAAGATAGCTGTTGTTTTAATATCTCTTATAGGCTCTCTTCTGAAATTTCAGTTTGATAGTTCAAATTATATTAAAAATAATAAAGTTGAATTTTCACAGTATGGACTATTGGACTCTAAGGCGCTGTTAGATCTCAGAAAAAAATGTATTGAAGTATTGGCAGTGTTATATCAAAACAATAATTATAAATTGAAAATATTAAACCTACTAGATAATTATAGTTTTAGAGAGCAAACTACAACTAATTTGAATATAGCTATTCAAGATATTGTCAATATAGGGACTTTTCTTGAGAAGAACTTGTCTCAAGAAAAATTTGATGAATGTGTAGTGCTCAAATATTTTTTCGATTTGGCAGAACGATTAGAGCTAAGTAATCAAAAAGAATCTTTTATGGCATTTCAAAAAAATGAAAGTTTTATGTTATACACTGTATTAACTAGGGATGAATACTGTCGCAAAGATTGGAAAAAATATAAGGAAATTAAAGATAATGAACTTAGAGAAATAGCTCGTACAATTACAGAGAAAGATTTTATAAATCTGATTATTATGTTTAAGTCTAAAAAAATATCATGTAATGACTGGGATTTTGAAAATAATATGATTATGCTTTTATTAAATTTATCAAATGATGATTACTTTATTAGCTGCTGTGAAGTATTAATGGAGCATAATGTTTCTGTGGCAATGAATATTCATGCTATACTGCAAAAGATGATGAATATCAAAGGATATGATGATAGTAAAGTTTTGATTGAAAAATATAGTTTTCAAGAAAGAGATACATGGATAACAACCTTATTTTCACTACTAAATCCTGAGGAAATGTCAAAAAAACGAAGTGAAGATATAATATTATTAATTGATGAACAACAGAGTTTTTCTAGAAATATGTTAGAGGTAAGCGTTATAATGGCAGCTAACATAAACAATGATCATTTTGCAGTTGATTATCTCATAAAAATAATACAAAAAAATAAAGAAAACCTATTCATTTTCCCTGAGTTTTTTATTAGAACAGATACTGATGAAATAGAGGAATTGTATGACACTTTTACTAGCACGGATAGAAAGAATATACTGGCTGATATATATCTATTAGCTATACAAGATAATAGAGGACATTTTGATTATGATTATAAATGGTTTCTTTTTTTCTATAGCAAAAATAAAGATATCTTAAAACAAATAATTGCAATAGAATTAAGAGAGTATCGGGCAAAAGATAGTGTTTTACAGGGAGTCTGGAAAATAGTAGATTTTAAGAAAGTAATGAATGAGATAGTTACTTTCGTTTACGAGAATACAGATATTAATTTCGGCAAATTAGAATATATAAAAAGCATTTTTGCTGTAAAAGATTCAGAACATAAAATTAATAATTGGATATTAGACTACATTAAGGAAAATGCTACTAATATTGAAATGATGAAATTTATTTTTAGTATAATTTGTAATTTGAATTATTTTATTAAGAAAGAGGCAGTAACTACTTTTTGTAAATTTAATAACTCATTTATTGATTTTTTGAAAATAAACATTTTGAAAACATGTTGGTCTTGGTCTGGCAGTGAAGTACCATATATAGATGAAGAAATATTATTTATTGAAGAGCTAAATAAAAATCTAATTGGGTTAGATTTTATAGAGCATAGAAACGAACTATCTAGGATTGCAGTTAACTTAGTAAAAGAAAAGGATAGGGTTTTAGTAAAAGAATTCATCGAGCAGAGATAA
- a CDS encoding MepB family protein, with amino-acid sequence MTYEELLDEEFGASELIHYENQNKEYRGMLLKTIPKNQIIRTRLAKKTDKKAGYFVAFWEKNNENTNVAYDKKNPADFLCIVVTDNHLQGVFVFPKQVLVEKGILRSAGAKGKMAARFYPAWCRDLNKTAQKTQDWQLAFFKDYTTEES; translated from the coding sequence ATGACTTATGAAGAGCTTTTAGATGAAGAGTTTGGTGCAAGTGAGTTAATTCATTATGAGAATCAAAATAAGGAATATCGAGGTATGTTATTAAAAACTATCCCCAAAAACCAAATAATTCGGACGCGATTAGCAAAGAAAACAGATAAAAAAGCAGGATACTTTGTTGCTTTTTGGGAGAAAAATAACGAAAATACTAATGTTGCTTATGATAAGAAGAATCCGGCAGATTTTTTATGTATTGTTGTTACGGATAACCACTTACAAGGTGTATTTGTCTTTCCGAAGCAAGTCTTGGTGGAGAAAGGTATTTTGAGAAGTGCGGGGGCTAAAGGGAAGATGGCAGCTAGATTTTATCCTGCTTGGTGTCGAGATTTAAATAAAACGGCGCAGAAAACACAAGATTGGCAGTTAGCATTTTTTAAAGATTATACTACAGAGGAGAGTTAA
- a CDS encoding ABC transporter ATP-binding protein/permease, with translation MIDKRLFQLVEKKPLILLILFRTIHLGLMITLWFIFAQQLTNYLDGQRIDIYYLVGTVALVLIGKSVLTKLMEKQTYKASAELRLSMRRAVMAKAFRLGNNEGQLKASTLTQLAVDGIEQLEIYYARFLPQLFYCLIASLMIFGSLVGFAWQPAVVLLICMPMIPVVIMAIMKMAKKILSGYWSDYTNLGAKFHENLSGFSILKAYDQDKYKQEEIATDAERFRKVTMSLLSMQLNSITIMDIISYSGAALGIGIALIAYTNEAISTVGVLMFLLLSAEFFIPMRQLGSLFHVAMNGISACSKLFAYLELEEHLYGTKELKAPLKIIEARELVYTYNKANLPTLQKITASFSRGSFSALVGKSGSGKSTFARVLLQQLTGYQGEISWNNLALTDLSEETIREQSLMVDHHGYLYADSIRANLIMGNKQISDGDLWAVLERVCLADFVKELPEQLAETLQENGSNLSGGQRQRLILARALLREAELYVFDEITSGVDLESEKIILAVIQKLAKEKIVLFISHRLYNVLEADQVLVFESGKLVEIGKSAQLQQDSSYFKNYFSEESQLLKGGA, from the coding sequence ATGATTGATAAACGTCTCTTCCAATTGGTCGAAAAAAAGCCATTAATTTTGCTAATTCTTTTCCGTACTATCCATTTAGGGCTAATGATTACTTTGTGGTTCATTTTTGCTCAACAATTAACGAATTATTTAGATGGACAAAGGATCGATATATATTATTTAGTTGGCACGGTTGCGCTCGTTTTAATTGGCAAATCAGTGCTTACAAAATTAATGGAAAAGCAAACCTACAAAGCTTCTGCAGAATTACGTTTGTCAATGCGACGGGCGGTTATGGCAAAAGCATTTCGATTAGGGAATAACGAGGGGCAATTAAAAGCGTCCACTTTAACACAGCTTGCGGTGGATGGGATTGAACAGCTCGAAATTTATTATGCGCGTTTTTTACCGCAGTTATTTTATTGTTTGATTGCTTCATTGATGATTTTTGGCAGTTTGGTTGGGTTTGCGTGGCAGCCAGCAGTAGTATTACTTATTTGTATGCCGATGATTCCAGTTGTAATTATGGCGATAATGAAAATGGCAAAGAAAATTTTGAGTGGTTACTGGTCGGATTATACGAACCTGGGTGCTAAATTTCATGAAAATTTGAGCGGGTTTAGTATTTTAAAAGCTTACGACCAAGATAAGTATAAACAAGAAGAAATTGCAACGGATGCTGAACGGTTTCGTAAGGTGACGATGAGTCTTTTATCGATGCAACTAAATTCAATTACGATTATGGATATTATTTCCTATAGTGGAGCAGCTCTCGGTATTGGTATTGCATTAATTGCTTATACAAATGAAGCAATTAGTACGGTGGGTGTGTTGATGTTCCTTTTACTAAGTGCCGAGTTTTTTATTCCAATGCGCCAATTGGGCTCATTGTTTCATGTTGCGATGAACGGAATTAGTGCTTGTAGTAAATTATTTGCTTATTTGGAACTAGAAGAGCATCTGTACGGAACAAAAGAACTAAAAGCACCATTGAAAATTATTGAAGCTCGCGAATTGGTTTATACATATAACAAAGCAAACTTGCCTACCCTTCAAAAGATAACAGCTAGTTTTAGTCGTGGTAGTTTTTCAGCACTTGTTGGAAAATCGGGGTCTGGAAAAAGCACTTTTGCACGTGTGTTATTACAACAATTAACTGGTTATCAAGGTGAAATTAGTTGGAACAATCTAGCGCTTACAGATTTAAGTGAGGAGACTATTCGCGAGCAAAGTCTAATGGTAGATCATCATGGTTATCTCTATGCAGATAGTATTCGTGCAAATTTGATAATGGGAAATAAGCAAATAAGTGATGGTGACTTATGGGCTGTGTTAGAGCGTGTTTGTTTAGCAGATTTTGTAAAAGAATTACCAGAACAATTGGCAGAAACTTTACAAGAAAATGGAAGTAACTTATCAGGTGGACAGCGACAAAGGCTTATCCTAGCACGTGCGTTACTAAGGGAAGCAGAACTTTATGTTTTTGATGAAATCACATCTGGCGTGGACTTAGAGAGCGAAAAAATTATTTTGGCAGTTATACAAAAATTAGCCAAAGAGAAAATAGTGCTTTTTATTTCGCATCGTTTATATAATGTTTTGGAGGCGGACCAAGTGCTGGTATTTGAATCTGGAAAATTAGTGGAAATTGGCAAATCGGCGCAGTTACAACAAGATTCAAGT
- a CDS encoding NADP-dependent oxidoreductase translates to MKAAQISKYSKELHANITEIPIPPILDTQVLIKVKAAAVNPLEILNITGSVKLIQNFSMPFTLGNELTGIVEKVGDNVQGFKVGDAVYTRLPIEHIGAFAEYVAVDATAIWFLPSHLDFVTGAAVPLTGLTAYQGLHEKLNAKAGQTVFIAGGSGSFGQMAIPIAKSMGLNVIVSGNITAKEQTLAVGADRFIDYKTENYWEVLEPVDFVIDTLGASEFERELAIIKSGGRLLSLLTGPNKSFAISQGLPKWKQFLFSLAGSKYDKKAKEKNIEYHFIFVRADGKQLEQVSKIVEKNQIIPAINPTKFQLEDINQALELVATGHPEGKVIIRFDE, encoded by the coding sequence ATGAAAGCAGCACAAATCAGCAAATATTCAAAAGAACTACATGCGAATATTACAGAAATACCGATCCCCCCCATTTTGGATACCCAAGTATTAATAAAAGTGAAAGCGGCTGCTGTTAATCCGCTAGAAATTCTGAACATAACTGGTTCAGTAAAACTAATCCAAAATTTTTCTATGCCTTTCACTCTTGGGAATGAATTAACGGGTATAGTTGAGAAAGTTGGCGACAATGTCCAAGGCTTTAAAGTTGGAGATGCTGTCTACACTCGACTACCGATAGAACATATTGGTGCTTTTGCAGAATATGTCGCTGTTGATGCAACTGCCATATGGTTTTTACCTAGCCATTTAGATTTTGTTACAGGAGCAGCGGTTCCCTTAACAGGTCTAACAGCTTATCAAGGTCTGCACGAAAAATTAAACGCTAAAGCAGGTCAGACCGTATTTATTGCAGGAGGATCAGGTAGTTTTGGTCAAATGGCCATCCCTATTGCAAAATCAATGGGATTAAATGTTATTGTATCAGGAAACATTACCGCTAAAGAACAAACTTTAGCAGTTGGTGCAGATCGCTTTATCGACTATAAAACAGAAAATTATTGGGAAGTACTAGAACCAGTCGATTTTGTGATTGATACATTAGGTGCATCCGAATTTGAACGAGAATTAGCAATTATCAAATCAGGTGGTCGTTTATTAAGTCTTTTAACAGGCCCTAATAAAAGTTTTGCAATAAGCCAAGGACTACCAAAATGGAAGCAATTTTTATTTAGTTTAGCTGGCTCCAAGTATGATAAAAAAGCAAAAGAAAAAAATATCGAATATCATTTTATTTTTGTTCGGGCAGATGGAAAACAATTGGAACAAGTCTCTAAGATTGTCGAAAAAAATCAGATTATCCCAGCTATTAATCCAACAAAATTTCAGTTAGAGGACATCAATCAAGCCTTAGAGCTAGTCGCAACCGGACATCCAGAGGGGAAGGTAATCATAAGGTTTGATGAGTGA
- a CDS encoding SDR family NAD(P)-dependent oxidoreductase, producing MSKKFTVITGASSGIGYETALAFAEKEKNLILIARREKQLIALQKKIQKQYANLDIIIKTSDLSDKEQVYSLYDSLQQYEVETWINNAGVGSSETLVNSDLKQLEQMIDVNISATTILSTLYAKDYAQTQGTQLINVSSAMGYVIALGNVGYSASKFFISVLTEGLAAELKNAQLQAKVLAPALTATAFIQQANDSNATDLSSNNYPIRTPQEVASYLVALYESNYTVGMVNEKNEFTLRNAIFPIFTL from the coding sequence ATGAGTAAAAAGTTCACAGTTATTACTGGCGCAAGTTCAGGTATAGGCTATGAAACTGCATTAGCTTTTGCTGAAAAAGAAAAAAATCTAATCCTTATTGCAAGACGAGAAAAACAATTAATTGCATTACAAAAAAAGATCCAAAAACAATATGCTAACTTGGATATCATCATAAAAACAAGTGATTTATCCGATAAAGAGCAAGTATATTCACTATATGATTCATTGCAACAGTATGAAGTTGAAACATGGATTAACAATGCTGGTGTTGGTAGTTCAGAAACATTAGTAAATAGTGATTTAAAACAATTGGAACAAATGATTGATGTAAATATATCAGCAACAACTATATTATCAACTCTATACGCTAAAGATTATGCCCAAACACAAGGCACACAACTAATTAATGTTTCTTCCGCAATGGGCTATGTAATCGCTTTGGGAAATGTTGGATATTCTGCTTCCAAGTTTTTTATCAGTGTCCTAACAGAAGGACTTGCTGCCGAGTTGAAAAATGCACAACTACAAGCCAAAGTCTTAGCACCTGCCCTTACCGCTACTGCATTTATTCAACAAGCCAATGATTCAAATGCTACTGATTTATCTTCTAATAATTATCCAATACGAACACCCCAAGAAGTTGCTTCCTACTTAGTCGCACTTTATGAAAGTAATTATACAGTAGGCATGGTAAATGAAAAAAATGAATTCACTTTAAGAAATGCTATTTTCCCAATATTTACGCTGTAG
- a CDS encoding TetR/AcrR family transcriptional regulator translates to MKQFDEQIVLNKAMQIFWEKGYEKTSMQDLVDHMGIHRRSIYDTFGDKHELFLKSLDCYEFRLNQIIKQQVKQDMTIKEKLETLFLSVSSVNNESPKGCLIVNSAAELSLLDEPIKKKIQELFDKSEMYLYQLLVEAMNKGEISKNKNLQELASYLHNAWVGIRVLAKTTNDQIKLHTIVKTTLSIIK, encoded by the coding sequence GTGAAGCAGTTTGATGAACAAATAGTTTTAAATAAAGCAATGCAAATCTTTTGGGAAAAAGGCTATGAGAAAACATCTATGCAGGATCTGGTTGATCATATGGGAATCCATCGTCGTAGTATTTATGACACTTTTGGAGATAAACATGAGCTATTCTTAAAATCACTTGATTGTTATGAATTTCGACTTAATCAAATTATTAAACAACAAGTAAAACAAGATATGACAATAAAAGAAAAACTTGAAACATTATTTTTGAGTGTATCTTCAGTAAATAATGAAAGCCCTAAAGGTTGTTTAATTGTAAATTCAGCAGCAGAATTATCTTTGTTAGATGAACCAATAAAAAAGAAAATACAAGAACTATTTGATAAAAGTGAAATGTATCTTTATCAGCTATTAGTGGAAGCTATGAATAAAGGAGAAATTTCAAAAAATAAAAATTTACAAGAGCTAGCAAGTTATTTGCATAATGCTTGGGTTGGCATAAGAGTACTAGCGAAAACTACCAATGACCAAATAAAGTTACACACCATTGTAAAAACAACCTTGTCAATAATTAAATAG